gttttaaatgcaatacaGCACTAGGAGGCAGTAACCTCTACAATCAtgcattataatgagatgttgcactgcttgttttaaatgtaatacagcACTAGGAGGCAGTAACGTCTACAATCATGCATTACAATGAGATGTtgcactgtttgttttaaatgcaatacaGCACTAGGATGCAGTAACCTCTACAGTCATGCATTACAATGAGATGTtgcactgtttgttttaaatgcaatacaGCACTAGGATGCAGTAACCTCTACAGTCATGCATTACAATGAGATGTTGcactgcttgttttaaaagcgCACTTCCTCGTTTTCAGTACTTACCGATCATGATAAACTGGGAGTCCGGAGTGAATGAAGCCTCCAACATCACACCTTTACTGTTATTGTAGCCCTGtggaaatgaaacagaaattCATTTACAAAAGCCTTGGACTAACACCTGGGAATGAGCCACACCTTCACCATTTGCTAGTGATGTGCTCTTAGACCCGGTATCTTTTTGATTACACAATCCACGCTGAATAATCTTTTTTAACCCGTTTTATGATTTAGCAAATAAGCTtttgttaaataataaagaacaaacatttaaaTCTGAACTATAAAGGTAACCCGGAAATGCATCTGAGCCGGTATGCAGAGAGCTAGCAGTGTGCGACAGAAGTCTCCGTGTTTTGTTTCCATTGAGATACAGGAACAAACAGCTGCTTGCAGTCCACCGAATGGTCCTTGCAATCCATCATTAAGGATCACGTGATCTCACATACAGTAGCTCATCAGGTCACCCCTATAGAGCGCTCACCATGAAGGAGTGCAGCACAACCCCCTTGAATGCATCGAGGAGTCGCAGGGTGCCCCCGTTGGTGGAGACCAGGATCAGCTTCCCGTCGTTGCTGAACTTGAGCCCGGTCCACTCGCACGTCCTGTCGGGCATCATCTTGAAGGTAGCGAAGGGACCCTGCGGACAGCAGAGGGGAGAGTTCAAATGCAGCGCTGTGACCAAGAACTCATCCACACACATGGAGGCGTGTCCCCTCCCAGTGCACCGATTCCACTGCATATCTATCAGAGGAGCAAGAACTCATCCACACACATGGAGGCGTGTCCCCTCCCAGTGCACCGATTCCACAGCATATCTATCAGAGGAGCAAGAACTCATCCACACACATGGAGACGTGTCCCCTCCCAGTGCACCGATTCCACAGCACATCTATCAGAGGAGCAAGAACTCATCCACACACATGGAGGCGTGTCCCCTCCCAGTGCACCGATTCCACTGCATATCTATCAGAGGAGCAAGAACTCATCCACACACATGGAGGCGTGTCCCCTCCCAGTGCAGCGATTCCACTGCATATCTATCACAGCAGCAAGAACTCATCCACACACATGGAGGCGTGTCTCCTCCCAGTGCACCGATTCCACAGCATATCTATCACAGCGGATCAGGCTGATTTACCACAGAGTGAAATAAGTGAAGAAACTGCTGCTTGTGTTTGTGTGgctcgctgttctccacagaggctaggaaaagcagcgatcatcatcatcacaaacctgagcagctgtttcttccctcgtctcactctgaatggtaaatcagcAATGACCCTACCCGTGATTGCCAGcgcctgatttctgtggagagctccatCCCAATAACCGCTCCATGCAGCACTAAATCATGCATCTTAGCAGCGGTACGCTACCTTGTCGAACGACCGCAGGTCATACAGCGTCACAATCTCAGAGTTCACACCGGCTGCGAAGATGAGTCCCTCGGGGTCAAAGGAACAGACAGGCTTCCCCTGCAGGTGCATCAAACCCTGGGAAAAGACAGGACAGGAAACTCACAGCACACAGCCTACTAGTCCTCAAGGGCCAGTCCAAATCAGGCTCCTCAATTCAACCATTAGCAGATTAATACCTGCCTTTGTGCTGCAccaacagctgcttggatttgagATGACTTCTGAAGACTCTGGAGAAAcgcaatccacacaaacccaagcggCTGTTACTTCACTTGTTTCGCTTGGAATGgcaaattagcccaatcaacaccaccCTCGCCTGATTGTCAGAgcctgatttctgtggagcgcTCAACCCAAATAATCCGTACAGGGAGGTCTAACGTGAACACAGCTGTAAATCAGTTCAATTGAGGGTATGACTGTAACAAATACCTGGGCTACAATGGCTCTGGCTGTGCACTTCTGCCCTACACAGTCACACTGTTTCCCATTCTCTAACCTTCCAAGTTTTCTGCTCCAACCACCAAATTACACCTTTAACTAGAATATCACAGTTATTCAAGAAATAatgatggaaacaagactcctattgcacagcagtttcacccattccaggttttactacgagcttgattagccccagtgtacaggtaacaagctcaggtgtgtcttattaaactcatagtaaaaccagaaatggatcacactgctgtgcacagGCAATGTCCTTGATCAGAATGGGTGTGAAGTAACTCTTCCTTGTTAGTCTTCAGCTGCCTCGAGCCCTACCTGACAGTTTGGGGAGCGCAGGTCCCAGAGGCGGATGGTTTTATCCAGGGATCCGGTTATAAAGGTGTCATCCACTGGAGACATGGACAAGGCCACCACTCTGaagaaagcaagcaaacaaaACCAGCAGGATTAATTACTTGCGTTCCTGTTTGAAACATACGTGACGATATTTACGACACACACCCCAAGACTTTTAAGCCACACCCTTCCTGATCTTACTGGCTCAACGTGGTGAGAGATGTATACGGTTCATCTTATTTAAAACGAAACGTATTTCTGCTTACCTCTTACTGTGTCCCGGGAAGTAGCGAATATACTTGTTATCATGAAGTGACAGATACCGAATGGTGTCTAatggggaagagagagggggcaAGTCACAAACCAGACGGCACATTAAAAGACACACAGAAATCATGACAAAGGTCGATGGCCAATTAAACGATAACTGGCtgcacatatttcatattttatcaGTATAAAGGTCAGATTTTAATTTCATTCCAATAATATGCATAACTCAATTGCTTAGGGGTGCCTGCTTCTATGTCAGTAGCGTGGACTGATTAATTGAAAATCT
This genomic stretch from Acipenser ruthenus chromosome 16, fAciRut3.2 maternal haplotype, whole genome shotgun sequence harbors:
- the LOC131697679 gene encoding WD repeat-containing protein 82; this translates as MKLTDNVLRSFRVAKVFRENSDKINCFDFSSNGETVISSSDDDSIVLYDCQEGKPKRTLYSKKYGVDLIRYTHAANTVVYSSNKVDDTIRYLSLHDNKYIRYFPGHSKRVVALSMSPVDDTFITGSLDKTIRLWDLRSPNCQGLMHLQGKPVCSFDPEGLIFAAGVNSEIVTLYDLRSFDKGPFATFKMMPDRTCEWTGLKFSNDGKLILVSTNGGTLRLLDAFKGVVLHSFMGYNNSKGVMLEASFTPDSQFIMIGSEDGKIHVWNAESGMKVAVLDGKHTGPVTCLQFNPKFMTFASGCSNMAFWLPTIDD